The following coding sequences are from one Triticum dicoccoides isolate Atlit2015 ecotype Zavitan chromosome 4A, WEW_v2.0, whole genome shotgun sequence window:
- the LOC119289434 gene encoding phytosulfokine receptor 2-like, protein MAKCRLLLLFLVFLLLAAHAKSCHPDDLRALQGFAWNLGGGGALLRAAWSGASCCGWEGVGCDGGRGRVTVLRLPGYGLAGPVPGAFLVGLAQLEELFLGSNSFTGSLPTSLFSLVGLQKLSFGSNQLTGQLSTHLQELKNLTLLDLSVNRFSGRLPDVFDDLTSLIHLSMHSNGFSGSLPPSLSSLLSLRELNLRNNSLSGPIARVNFSGMLLLASIDFAANYLSGSLPISIADCTELKSLSLANNQLVGTIPLWIRELVHLRYLDLSNNSLIGDVPKGLKLLKGLTTADRSQRMAFINMPLYVKRNRRTLQQQPNVITGTNNYVRSGDGNTVSGNDNTVISGNDNTVSGSDNTVRSGNKNVLTGSNHVVSGTNNVVSDNDHVVNGNNNVVSGGNNMVTGNNNVVSGSDHVVYGNNKVVSGG, encoded by the coding sequence ATGGCTAAATGCCGGCTGCTGCTCCTCTTCTTGGTGTTTCTCTTGCTGGCGGCGCACGCTAAGTCATGCCACCCTGACGACCTCCGTGCGTTGCAGGGCTTTGCCTGGAACCTCGGCGGCGGGGGCGCCCTTCTCCGTGCCGCGTGGTCTGGTGCCTCGTGCTGTGGCTGGGAAGGTGTAGGCTGTGACGGCGGCAGAGGCCGTGTCACGGTGCTACGGCTTCCAGGGTATGGCCTCGCGGGGCCAGTCCCAGGAGCCTTCCTGGTGGGCCTTGCGCAGCTGGAGGAGCTCTTCCTCGGCTCCAACTCTTTCACGGGCTCCCTCCCTACCTCCCTCTTCAGCCTTGTTGGGCTGCAGAAGCTCTCCTTCGGATCCAATCAGCTCACTGGACAGTTGAGCACGCACCTCCAAGAGCTCAAGAACCTCACCTTGCTGGACTTGTCCGTCAACCGCTTCTCCGGCCGCCTCCCTGACGTGTTTGACGACCTCACGTCGCTGATCCATTTGTCCATGCACTCCAATGGATTCTCTGGATCGTTGCCGCCGTCTCTGTCATCATTATTATCTCTCCGTGAGCTCAACCTCCGGAACAACTCCTTGTCTGGTCCGATTGCTCGTGTCAACTTCTCCGGCATGCTACTTCTTGCTTCAATTGACTTTGCGGCCAACTACTTGAGTGGGTCTCTCCCGATTAGCATCGCGGATTGTACCGAACTCAAGTCGCTCAGCCTTGCCAACAACCAGTTAGTTGGCACCATCCCATTGTGGATTCGTGAGCTCGTCCACCTTCGCTACTTGGATCTCTCAAATAATTCATTGATTGGCGACGTACCCAAGGGTTTGAAACTGCTTAAGGGCCTCACCACCGCTGATCGTTCACAGCGTATGGCTTTCATTAACATGCCATTGTATGTGAAGCGTAATAGGAGAACACTCCAACAACAACCAAATGTCATAACTGGAACCAACAACTATGTCAGATCTGGGGATGGCAACACTGTATCTGGGAATGACAACACTGTCATATCTGGGAATGACAACACTGTATCTGGGAGCGACAACACTGTCAGATCTGGTAACAAAAATGTCCTGACTGGTAGCAACCATGTTGTATCTGGGACCAACAATGTTGTATCTGACAATGACCATGTCGTAAATGGGAATAACAATGTTGTATCCGGGGGGAACAATATGGTAACGGGCAACAACAATGTCGTATCTGGGAGTGACCACGTCGTATATGGGAACAACAAAGTCGTAAGTGGAGGTTAA
- the LOC119289435 gene encoding uncharacterized protein LOC119289435, translating into MVAAQEPRKECPPDLRSGLFSADDFRTYSRKLWVQPEMEELRTAFSKLRKLFVCGIFVEFDISWMTAFLQQHHLSKCCILRYGNIHAVWARPDLLPTMTERVLGGKCTWTAAPRTGF; encoded by the exons atggtcgccgcgcaggagcCGAGGAAGGAGTGCCCGCCGGACCTAAGGAGCGGACTATTCAGTGCCGACGACTTCCGCACGTACAGCCGCAAG CTTTGGGTGCAACCTGAAATGGAGGAACTTCGCACCGCATTCAGCAAACTAAGGAAGCTGTTCGTATGTGGTATATTTGTTGAATTTGACATTTCATGGATGACAGCTTTCTTGCAGCAGCACCATCTATCGAAATGTTGCATATTGAG GTATGGGAACATACATGCGGTGTGGGCGAGGCCAGACCTGCTTCCTACCATGACAGAAAGAGTCCTCGGTGGGAAATGTACTTGGACAGCAGCTCCGAGAACAGGCTTCTAA